A stretch of Imperialibacter roseus DNA encodes these proteins:
- a CDS encoding ABC transporter permease — MLKNYFLVALRTIKRNKIYSTINIFGLSLGIASSILILMWVNDELTYNSSHENLNSIFRVMENQHYSDRIGTTSSTPGPLSPYLKATYPEVKYASRLTWPTENLFNIEEASYYESGRYVDADFLEMFTFKFIEGSAATAFRDKNSVVLTETMAKKYFGNEPATGQTFRFNNKDNLQVTGVVEDWPKNSDFGGFAYLLNFDKFMDENKQWLDQWGNNNVSTFVQLQSGQDWEAYSAKINRLLDEKNENNSIELFLYPATKMHLYGSFENGVQDGGRIRYVKIFAIIAVFLLLIACINFMNLSTALAVKRSKEVALRKVVGAFRKHLIYQFLTESVVFSILGGMLAMALVLLLMPVFNEISDKSLVLDFSMQTVLLFVGTILFTGFVGGSYPAFYIARFEPAKVLKGQLKSGKAAVRFRKVLVTTQFVLSIIMIFCTVVVYQQLWYVQNQDTGFNKEGIIYMEMQENMAEKYDLIQDQLLQDPSILSVSESSFSPLSIGNSTWGLDWPGKDPQERILFSNFAIDGSYIETMGLTLVGGRTFDKTMATDTANIIINESAARKMGFEPLEAVDQPITVWGERKGHIIGVVKDYNYSSSHSVIRPMFMMFEKDWCSYIIVRAKPQQYTAAIDALNSIYTTYAPAYPFEYRFLDVDWAEFYENEERTGQLFQGFAWLSIFISCLGLFGLAAFAIQQRTKEIGVRKVLGASTSSIITLTVKDFALLVIIAAVIGSPLAWYLMDQWLTDFAFHVDISVLVPLAAMLLALVIAIVTVGFHSIRAARTNPVDALRYE, encoded by the coding sequence ATGCTCAAAAACTACTTCCTGGTAGCGCTGAGAACCATCAAGCGCAACAAAATCTATAGCACCATCAATATTTTCGGTCTCTCTTTGGGTATCGCCTCCAGCATCCTTATCCTGATGTGGGTCAACGATGAGCTTACTTACAACAGCTCGCACGAAAACCTCAACTCCATTTTTCGGGTGATGGAAAACCAACACTATTCAGACAGAATTGGCACCACGTCTTCCACGCCGGGCCCACTGTCTCCCTATCTCAAAGCCACCTACCCGGAGGTTAAATATGCCTCCAGGCTTACCTGGCCTACCGAAAACCTCTTCAATATCGAGGAAGCGTCCTACTACGAATCAGGGCGCTATGTGGATGCCGACTTCCTGGAGATGTTTACCTTCAAGTTCATCGAAGGCTCGGCTGCCACAGCATTCAGAGATAAAAACTCGGTAGTTCTCACCGAAACAATGGCCAAAAAGTACTTCGGAAATGAGCCTGCCACTGGTCAAACTTTCCGCTTTAACAATAAGGATAACCTACAAGTGACCGGCGTGGTGGAAGACTGGCCAAAAAACAGCGACTTTGGTGGGTTTGCCTACCTGCTCAACTTTGACAAGTTCATGGATGAGAACAAACAATGGCTCGACCAATGGGGCAACAACAACGTCTCCACGTTTGTGCAGCTACAAAGCGGGCAGGACTGGGAAGCTTATTCTGCCAAAATAAACAGGCTGCTCGATGAGAAAAATGAGAACAACTCCATCGAACTGTTTCTGTACCCCGCCACGAAAATGCACTTGTATGGCAGCTTTGAAAATGGCGTGCAGGACGGCGGCCGCATCCGCTACGTGAAAATTTTTGCCATCATTGCCGTTTTTCTTTTGCTCATTGCCTGCATCAACTTTATGAACCTGTCTACTGCCCTGGCGGTAAAGCGAAGCAAAGAAGTAGCGTTGCGAAAGGTAGTTGGTGCTTTCAGGAAACACCTGATTTACCAATTCCTTACCGAGTCTGTTGTGTTTTCGATTTTGGGCGGCATGCTTGCCATGGCGTTGGTACTGCTGCTAATGCCCGTTTTCAATGAAATTTCTGACAAGAGCCTCGTGTTGGATTTCAGCATGCAAACCGTCTTGCTCTTTGTTGGCACGATCCTTTTCACCGGCTTTGTGGGCGGTAGCTACCCAGCGTTTTACATCGCCCGTTTTGAACCAGCAAAAGTTCTAAAAGGCCAACTGAAGAGTGGTAAGGCCGCTGTGAGGTTCAGGAAGGTGCTGGTCACCACGCAGTTTGTGCTCTCTATCATCATGATCTTCTGCACCGTGGTAGTGTATCAGCAACTTTGGTATGTTCAAAATCAGGACACCGGCTTCAACAAGGAAGGGATCATTTACATGGAAATGCAGGAGAACATGGCAGAAAAATATGACCTGATACAAGATCAACTTCTACAAGACCCGTCCATTCTGTCGGTTAGTGAAAGCAGCTTTTCACCCCTTTCAATTGGCAACTCCACCTGGGGGCTCGACTGGCCTGGCAAAGATCCACAAGAGCGCATTCTGTTCAGCAACTTTGCCATCGACGGTTCTTACATCGAAACCATGGGACTCACCCTGGTTGGTGGGCGGACCTTTGACAAAACCATGGCCACCGACACGGCAAACATCATTATCAATGAATCGGCAGCTCGCAAAATGGGCTTTGAGCCTTTGGAAGCTGTAGATCAGCCCATCACCGTTTGGGGAGAAAGAAAAGGGCACATCATTGGGGTGGTGAAGGACTACAACTACAGCTCGTCTCACTCTGTCATCAGGCCTATGTTCATGATGTTCGAAAAGGACTGGTGCAGCTATATCATCGTGCGGGCCAAGCCACAACAGTACACAGCTGCCATTGATGCCCTTAACAGCATTTATACTACTTACGCCCCGGCCTACCCGTTCGAATATCGCTTCCTCGACGTAGACTGGGCGGAATTCTATGAAAATGAAGAGCGCACCGGCCAGCTGTTTCAAGGCTTCGCCTGGCTGTCGATATTCATTTCTTGTCTGGGGTTATTTGGCCTGGCTGCTTTCGCCATTCAGCAGCGCACCAAGGAGATTGGCGTACGGAAGGTGCTTGGCGCCTCCACTTCTTCAATTATCACACTCACTGTGAAAGACTTTGCTCTATTGGTCATTATAGCGGCGGTCATCGGCTCTCCCCTTGCCTGGTACCTGATGGATCAGTGGCTGACCGACTTTGCCTTTCATGTCGACATCAGTGTGCTGGTGCCGCTGGCAGCCATGCTGCTGGCCCTGGTGATCGCTATCGTAACGGTCGGCTTCCACTCGATCAGGGCTGCACGGACTAATCCGGTGGATGCGCTTCGCTATGAGTAA
- a CDS encoding TonB-dependent receptor plug domain-containing protein: protein MKTFFTFNRFIATSIAIVLLSSCAANKKASTTESSDDSDTISIKMDDSSDTKAGSVSSLNNNSMQLVDYLRRIPGLQIDQRGSTVNVMVRGMSSVGGNNSPLYVINNTAIGNSYADAVSAVDVNDIKTVNVIKGAEGQQMYGMRGANGVIQIFTKKK from the coding sequence ATGAAAACATTTTTTACTTTCAACCGCTTTATCGCCACATCAATAGCGATCGTGCTTCTCTCGTCTTGTGCTGCCAACAAAAAGGCCTCCACCACAGAAAGTAGTGATGACAGCGATACAATATCTATCAAAATGGACGACTCGTCTGACACTAAAGCCGGCAGTGTCTCGTCGCTGAACAATAACAGCATGCAACTGGTGGACTACCTGCGCAGAATTCCGGGCTTGCAAATTGACCAGCGAGGCAGCACCGTAAATGTGATGGTGAGAGGTATGTCCTCTGTTGGAGGAAACAACAGCCCCTTGTATGTTATCAACAATACAGCCATAGGTAACAGCTATGCCGACGCTGTGAGTGCTGTTGATGTGAATGACATCAAAACTGTGAATGTTATCAAAGGGGCTGAAGGACAACAGATGTATGGCATGCGGGGAGCTAACGGCGTAATTCAGATTTTTACAAAGAAAAAATAA
- a CDS encoding universal stress protein yields MKNILIPTDFSPSANNALRVAALIARQAKAEIHLLHSVRTNIDWAHLPIEKRASYPETLANIEKAESQLEKESWKPLLKGLKIHTHLVAGNIYEQIVHFANKKVKADLVVMGAHGPDEPKELFIGSNAQKTMRMAQCPVLTIKKNFKGKTFKKILFASDFAENVNASFEKILDVAKAVKAKIEMVFINTPTDFKNDDTINQIMDKFIAKYPGVKFSKAVYNHQLPDRGILNYSLASKPDMISLVTHGNRHIPHYLLGVTETLVYHSNFPVLSMNIK; encoded by the coding sequence ATGAAAAACATACTCATTCCAACCGATTTTTCACCTAGCGCAAACAATGCATTGAGGGTGGCCGCACTCATAGCCCGGCAGGCCAAAGCAGAGATACATTTACTTCACTCAGTAAGAACCAACATCGACTGGGCGCATTTGCCAATAGAGAAAAGGGCGTCGTATCCTGAAACGCTGGCAAATATAGAAAAAGCAGAAAGTCAACTGGAGAAAGAGTCGTGGAAGCCGTTACTCAAAGGACTGAAGATTCACACTCACCTTGTCGCCGGAAACATCTATGAGCAAATTGTTCACTTTGCGAACAAGAAAGTGAAAGCAGACCTTGTGGTGATGGGAGCTCATGGGCCAGACGAACCGAAGGAGTTGTTTATTGGCTCCAACGCACAAAAGACAATGAGAATGGCACAATGCCCTGTGCTCACGATCAAGAAAAATTTCAAAGGGAAGACTTTCAAAAAAATACTGTTTGCCTCAGATTTTGCGGAAAACGTCAATGCTTCCTTTGAGAAGATTTTGGACGTGGCCAAAGCGGTGAAGGCAAAAATCGAAATGGTCTTTATCAACACGCCGACAGACTTCAAGAATGACGACACTATCAATCAGATAATGGACAAATTTATAGCGAAGTATCCCGGGGTGAAATTCAGTAAGGCCGTTTACAATCATCAGTTGCCCGACAGAGGAATTCTCAACTACAGCCTTGCTTCTAAGCCGGACATGATTTCGCTGGTGACCCACGGCAACAGGCATATTCCGCATTATCTGTTGGGTGTTACCGAAACGCTCGTTTATCATTCCAATTTTCCGGTGTTGAGTATGAATATAAAGTAG
- a CDS encoding ABC transporter ATP-binding protein yields the protein MKEVQIEVAGVIKHFKDVKAVNGIDLTIYKGEFVALLGPNGAGKTTLVEMIEGIQKPDSGEIKLKGMTWAENARKLHQIIGLSLQETRFIEKLRVRETLELFASFYGLGSERVERVLELVNLTEKQKAFTDKLSGGQRQRMALGISLLNEPEILLLDEPTTGLDPNARRELWDILLNLRKRKGTTLILTTHYMEEAAYLCDRIVIMDQGSILAEGTLKQLLSKHVKGEIIDFSIDRPLEKEALPGQQAILNYTFEKETLSGELLVTDIVEFLPDFLLYVQKEKIRIDSLECRKLTLDDLFTSMTGRHINQ from the coding sequence ATGAAGGAAGTTCAGATTGAAGTCGCTGGAGTCATCAAGCACTTCAAAGATGTGAAAGCTGTCAACGGCATAGACCTCACCATTTACAAGGGGGAATTTGTGGCCTTGCTTGGCCCAAATGGTGCTGGAAAAACAACCCTGGTTGAGATGATCGAAGGCATTCAAAAGCCCGACTCGGGAGAAATCAAACTCAAGGGTATGACCTGGGCCGAAAATGCCAGGAAATTGCATCAAATCATTGGGCTTTCCCTTCAGGAAACCCGCTTTATCGAGAAACTTCGGGTACGAGAAACACTTGAGCTTTTTGCCAGCTTTTACGGCTTGGGCAGCGAAAGAGTAGAGAGGGTGCTTGAACTAGTGAATCTGACTGAAAAGCAGAAGGCTTTCACAGACAAACTCTCGGGAGGCCAACGGCAGAGAATGGCATTGGGCATCTCGCTATTAAATGAACCGGAGATTTTACTCCTGGATGAACCCACCACTGGCCTTGATCCGAATGCCAGAAGAGAACTTTGGGACATCCTTTTGAACCTCAGAAAAAGAAAGGGCACTACGCTGATCCTCACCACGCACTACATGGAGGAAGCAGCCTATTTGTGCGATAGAATTGTGATCATGGACCAGGGGAGTATATTGGCTGAAGGCACTTTGAAGCAGCTGCTCTCAAAGCACGTGAAAGGGGAAATTATTGACTTTAGCATTGACAGGCCGCTGGAAAAAGAAGCGTTGCCGGGACAGCAGGCCATTTTAAACTACACTTTTGAGAAGGAAACGCTCAGTGGCGAGCTTTTGGTTACCGACATAGTGGAGTTCTTGCCAGACTTTCTGCTTTACGTGCAAAAAGAGAAGATCAGAATCGATTCGCTGGAATGCCGGAAATTGACACTCGACGATTTATTCACTTCGATGACTGGCCGCCATATTAATCAATAA
- the gloA2 gene encoding SMU1112c/YaeR family gloxylase I-like metalloprotein, giving the protein MQKDSPFFVSGVHHIAVICSDYPASKRFYTEILGFETLREVYREERDSWKLDLKINGLYQIELFSFPNTPPRPSRPEACGLRHLALKVSDIESAKSHLESKGVLCEDLRVDPHTGKRFTFFSDPDDLPIEFYED; this is encoded by the coding sequence ATGCAAAAAGATTCACCTTTCTTTGTTTCCGGAGTTCACCATATTGCCGTTATCTGCTCCGACTATCCGGCCTCGAAGAGATTCTATACCGAAATTCTGGGGTTTGAAACGCTTAGAGAGGTTTACAGAGAAGAGCGGGATTCGTGGAAGCTGGATTTAAAGATTAATGGGCTTTATCAAATAGAGCTTTTCTCTTTTCCCAATACGCCCCCGAGGCCTTCAAGGCCGGAGGCTTGCGGTTTAAGGCATCTGGCTCTCAAGGTCAGCGATATCGAGTCTGCGAAAAGTCACCTGGAGTCCAAAGGCGTTCTTTGCGAAGATCTTCGGGTTGATCCACACACCGGCAAAAGGTTTACGTTTTTCAGTGATCCGGATGATCTTCCTATTGAGTTCTACGAAGACTGA
- a CDS encoding bestrophin family protein translates to MIVYESNRFWVKDMVNFTRSYTMKKIIFGVLLIGSYTGLVCFVYEFYGLESNLHSGIYSLLGVILSILLVFRTNTAYDRWWEGRKQWGALVNNCRNYAIMVESLLPANDKDTRRFFAKHIANFCIALRDHLRDGVKTDALLLLSDEEISELTPKKHKPNHISLWLYKKMTALQKAGVLSEADAINMKIHHNSLLDILGACERIRKTPIPFSYAVHIKLFITVYGIMLPFGMIADFGYHTIGLVMVIFFALLGLELMAEEVEEPFGVDCNDLPTGDIAHNIKNNVFEILMDERPVQEEAKRELYEKIH, encoded by the coding sequence ATGATAGTATATGAATCTAACCGCTTCTGGGTAAAGGATATGGTCAACTTCACCAGAAGTTATACAATGAAAAAAATCATTTTTGGTGTGTTGCTGATAGGATCCTATACTGGTCTGGTGTGTTTTGTGTATGAGTTTTACGGTCTGGAATCAAACTTGCATTCGGGCATCTACTCTCTTCTGGGTGTCATTTTAAGCATACTCCTTGTGTTTCGAACAAACACCGCCTACGACAGGTGGTGGGAGGGGCGCAAGCAGTGGGGTGCGCTGGTGAACAACTGCCGCAACTATGCCATCATGGTGGAAAGCCTGCTGCCAGCCAATGACAAAGACACCCGGAGATTCTTTGCAAAGCATATCGCAAACTTTTGCATAGCACTCAGGGATCATCTGCGTGACGGCGTCAAAACAGACGCTTTGCTGCTGTTGTCTGATGAAGAGATTTCGGAGCTTACCCCAAAAAAGCACAAGCCCAACCACATTTCTTTGTGGCTTTACAAAAAAATGACAGCGCTTCAGAAGGCTGGTGTTTTATCGGAGGCCGATGCCATCAATATGAAAATCCACCACAACTCGTTGCTTGACATATTGGGTGCCTGCGAAAGGATACGAAAAACACCCATTCCATTTTCCTATGCCGTGCATATCAAGTTATTTATCACGGTTTACGGCATCATGCTTCCTTTTGGGATGATTGCCGACTTTGGCTATCATACAATAGGACTTGTGATGGTGATTTTCTTTGCATTGCTTGGTCTTGAGCTGATGGCCGAAGAGGTGGAGGAGCCTTTTGGTGTCGATTGCAACGACCTGCCCACCGGTGACATAGCCCACAACATCAAGAACAATGTTTTCGAAATTTTGATGGACGAACGCCCTGTGCAGGAAGAAGCAAAAAGGGAATTATACGAGAAAATACATTGA
- a CDS encoding serpin family protein: MKHLLANINRLTWVSLFVTTFISGCSTEEPVSNIPNLRTLSVPEEQVASASNNFSFDVFYQINKQHQSANIFISPFSISAALSMTANGAEGDTKSAIKQVIGNADVADDDMNEAYKGLQDFLLDVDKKVALEIANSNWYTKEYTIKSAFKEILLNYYNAEVKSADFRAPTTVGDINGWIEDKTNGKIRDMLDRIPDDAVMYLINAIYFKADWQYKFDDSKTTKATFYAPTGETEVDMMFSKGARINYRYGEDFTMVDIPYGNGQYSMTIFMQAGSRSINQIIETFDGATFADYLDKADTITAELYLPRFKLQFKEELKETLSDMGMGIAFSDKADFSNLFDEKLALVISRVLHQSFIEVNEKGSEAAAATIVEMVELSSNSTPHPRIFRVDRPFAFFIREKHSNVILFAGKMLSPTNN; this comes from the coding sequence ATGAAACACCTACTGGCCAATATCAACAGGCTTACCTGGGTGAGCCTGTTTGTTACCACTTTCATCAGCGGCTGTTCAACCGAAGAACCCGTTAGCAATATTCCTAACCTTCGAACGCTGTCGGTGCCGGAAGAACAAGTGGCATCGGCATCGAACAATTTTTCGTTCGATGTTTTTTACCAAATCAACAAGCAACATCAGAGCGCCAATATCTTCATCTCCCCTTTTAGCATCAGCGCTGCTCTTTCTATGACTGCCAACGGTGCGGAAGGCGACACAAAATCAGCCATCAAGCAAGTGATTGGCAATGCTGACGTGGCCGATGATGACATGAACGAGGCTTACAAAGGCTTGCAGGATTTTCTGCTCGATGTAGACAAAAAAGTGGCTCTCGAAATAGCCAACAGCAACTGGTATACAAAGGAATACACCATCAAGAGTGCTTTTAAGGAGATTTTGCTCAACTATTACAACGCCGAAGTAAAATCTGCCGATTTCAGAGCACCGACCACAGTAGGCGACATCAACGGTTGGATTGAAGACAAAACCAACGGCAAGATTCGGGATATGCTGGATCGCATCCCGGACGACGCCGTGATGTACCTCATCAATGCCATTTATTTCAAAGCCGACTGGCAGTATAAGTTCGATGACTCAAAAACTACGAAGGCAACATTCTACGCACCTACCGGTGAAACCGAGGTCGACATGATGTTTTCGAAAGGAGCCAGGATTAACTATCGCTACGGTGAAGATTTCACCATGGTAGATATCCCTTACGGCAATGGACAGTACAGCATGACCATTTTTATGCAGGCCGGAAGCAGAAGTATCAACCAAATAATTGAAACATTTGACGGCGCAACGTTTGCCGACTACCTCGACAAGGCAGACACCATCACAGCAGAGCTCTACCTGCCCAGGTTTAAACTACAATTCAAAGAGGAGCTTAAAGAGACACTCTCCGACATGGGCATGGGTATCGCTTTTTCCGACAAGGCCGACTTTTCCAATCTGTTTGATGAGAAACTGGCTCTGGTTATCAGCCGTGTGCTGCATCAATCATTCATAGAGGTAAATGAAAAAGGCTCGGAAGCAGCGGCAGCCACCATCGTTGAAATGGTGGAATTGTCGTCAAACTCCACCCCTCACCCGAGAATCTTTCGAGTCGACCGGCCTTTTGCTTTTTTTATCAGAGAAAAGCACAGCAACGTGATCCTTTTTGCTGGCAAAATGTTGTCTCCAACCAATAATTAG
- a CDS encoding winged helix-turn-helix domain-containing protein, whose product MDNFEPLDPLLHSQLRLAVMSLLISLEDAEFTFIKEKTQATAGNLSVQLDKLDQAGYISISKSFKGKRPLTTCKITTTGIKAFEAYVLALKKYLP is encoded by the coding sequence GTGGATAATTTTGAGCCATTAGATCCCCTATTGCATTCGCAATTGCGTTTGGCGGTGATGTCGCTGCTGATAAGCCTGGAGGACGCCGAATTTACCTTCATCAAGGAAAAAACACAGGCAACTGCCGGCAACCTCAGTGTGCAGCTCGACAAGTTGGATCAGGCCGGATACATCAGCATCTCCAAGTCGTTCAAAGGCAAAAGACCATTAACAACTTGCAAGATTACCACAACAGGTATTAAGGCATTTGAAGCCTATGTTCTTGCCCTGAAAAAGTATCTACCATAA
- a CDS encoding M48 family metallopeptidase, with protein sequence MKRIIALLGIGATLIVYSCSTVAITGRKQLALVPDSELNSMSFTQYDQVLSESKLSTNTAQVNQVKSVGKKIQKAVESYMSTHGLSDQLKGYKWEFNLIQDDETVNAWCMPGGKVAFYTAIMPICKTDEGVAVVMGHEIAHAIARHGNERMTQGLIQQFGGLALSYAVKDKPAEAQQLFMTAYGAGTTVGAMLPFSRLQESEADRMGLIFMAMAGYDPNEAPAFWERMAANSGGGAPPEFLSTHPSHSTRIADLKAAIPEAMKYYKK encoded by the coding sequence ATGAAGAGGATAATAGCATTGTTAGGCATTGGTGCCACGTTGATTGTTTATAGCTGCTCAACGGTGGCGATTACAGGTAGGAAGCAGCTTGCGCTGGTGCCTGATTCAGAACTCAACTCCATGAGTTTTACACAGTACGACCAGGTGCTCAGCGAGTCCAAATTGTCCACCAACACGGCCCAGGTTAATCAGGTGAAATCGGTCGGCAAGAAGATTCAGAAGGCTGTTGAGTCGTACATGTCGACGCACGGACTGAGCGATCAACTGAAAGGGTACAAGTGGGAGTTTAACCTGATTCAAGACGACGAAACGGTGAACGCCTGGTGCATGCCCGGCGGCAAGGTGGCTTTCTACACGGCCATTATGCCTATTTGCAAAACTGATGAAGGTGTAGCCGTGGTGATGGGACACGAAATTGCTCACGCCATTGCACGTCACGGTAATGAACGGATGACGCAGGGCTTGATTCAGCAGTTTGGTGGTTTGGCGCTGTCTTATGCGGTGAAAGACAAACCGGCGGAAGCGCAGCAGCTGTTTATGACAGCCTATGGTGCAGGCACTACTGTTGGGGCTATGCTGCCTTTCTCTCGTCTTCAGGAGTCTGAGGCTGACAGGATGGGCCTTATTTTTATGGCCATGGCAGGCTACGACCCCAATGAAGCACCTGCTTTCTGGGAAAGAATGGCTGCCAACAGTGGTGGCGGGGCTCCTCCGGAGTTTTTATCTACCCACCCTTCGCACAGCACTCGTATTGCCGACTTGAAGGCGGCGATACCCGAGGCGATGAAGTATTATAAGAAGTAG
- the mtaB gene encoding tRNA (N(6)-L-threonylcarbamoyladenosine(37)-C(2))-methylthiotransferase MtaB yields MKKVAFYTLGCKLNYSETSTIARMFENRGYQKVDFSDSPDIFVINTCSVTENADKKCRKVVQEAKKISPDSYVTIVGCYAQLKPVEISEIPGVDAVLGAAEKFQLIDYLDGFQKKEKPQVFASEIKEAKRFNHSYSYGDRTRTFLKVQDGCNYGCAFCTIPLARGKSRSDSIQNIVVAAQEIAATDVKEVVLTGVNIGDFGIQDGRRVEKFLDLVKALDEVDGIDRFRISSIEPNLLTKDIISFVAKSKRFVPHFHIPLQSGSNKILQRMNRRYLRELYAERVATIKKLMPHCCIGVDVIVGFPGETEEDFLETYQFLNELDISYLHVFTYSERANTDAIEMDGVVPMKDRNKRSKMLRSLSEKKRRNFYEENLGGQFTVLFEEDIEEGMMHGFTENYIRVAAKYDPILINETKKVELREINDRGVVEVTEAEEEILVH; encoded by the coding sequence ATGAAAAAGGTGGCATTCTATACCTTAGGCTGTAAGCTCAACTATTCCGAGACCTCAACGATCGCACGGATGTTCGAAAACCGTGGCTATCAGAAGGTAGATTTTTCTGATTCTCCAGATATTTTTGTCATTAATACCTGCTCGGTGACGGAAAACGCCGACAAGAAATGTCGCAAAGTGGTGCAGGAGGCCAAGAAGATTTCTCCGGATTCGTACGTAACCATCGTTGGTTGCTATGCACAGCTGAAGCCGGTGGAAATATCGGAAATTCCCGGGGTGGATGCTGTATTGGGTGCTGCCGAAAAATTCCAGCTGATCGACTACCTCGATGGGTTCCAAAAGAAGGAGAAGCCTCAGGTGTTCGCTTCTGAAATCAAAGAAGCAAAGCGTTTCAATCACTCTTATTCATACGGCGACCGCACCCGCACTTTCCTCAAAGTGCAGGACGGCTGCAACTACGGCTGCGCCTTTTGCACCATTCCGCTGGCCCGTGGCAAAAGCCGCAGCGACAGTATACAGAACATAGTAGTGGCAGCACAGGAAATAGCTGCTACCGACGTAAAGGAGGTGGTGCTCACCGGTGTTAATATTGGTGACTTTGGCATTCAGGATGGACGCAGGGTGGAGAAGTTTCTGGATCTAGTTAAAGCATTGGATGAGGTGGACGGTATTGATCGTTTCCGCATTTCCTCCATAGAGCCCAATTTGCTTACCAAAGACATCATCAGCTTTGTCGCAAAATCCAAAAGATTTGTGCCCCACTTCCATATCCCTCTTCAGTCGGGCTCCAACAAGATTTTGCAGCGCATGAACCGCCGCTACCTTCGGGAGCTTTATGCTGAACGGGTAGCTACCATCAAAAAACTAATGCCTCATTGCTGCATCGGGGTAGATGTCATCGTGGGCTTCCCTGGTGAAACGGAAGAAGACTTTCTTGAAACGTATCAGTTCCTGAATGAGCTGGACATCTCCTACCTGCACGTGTTCACCTATTCCGAAAGAGCCAACACCGATGCCATTGAAATGGATGGCGTGGTGCCCATGAAGGACCGTAACAAACGCTCCAAAATGCTCCGCTCCCTTTCTGAAAAGAAGCGCCGTAACTTCTACGAAGAAAACCTGGGGGGACAGTTCACCGTGCTGTTTGAGGAAGACATTGAAGAAGGCATGATGCATGGCTTCACCGAAAATTACATCCGGGTGGCTGCCAAATACGACCCCATTCTGATCAACGAGACCAAAAAAGTGGAGTTGCGTGAAATCAACGACCGTGGTGTTGTGGAAGTAACAGAAGCTGAAGAAGAGATACTGGTTCATTAA
- a CDS encoding ABC transporter permease, which translates to MKHPIILLILTNFREFLRQPGAVFWAVFFPVLMAGGLGLAFTQKGERNQKIAFVGNEETEEKSWTKKVGNETTGFTNYEFLNVGFDEGLVLLKRGTVDLIVKKEGDKYQYHFDPLNPEAQLAYINLTAVLNGNETLSSGEDVVPLKEIGSRYIDFLVPGLMAMGVMMSCMWGISYGLIEKRSKMLLRRMVATPMRKTHFMAALLIARTMMSAIEAALLIGFSWLFFDIHLEGSFSALVVLFLSGTIAFAGIAILTASRTNNTYVGNGILNAVVMPMMILSGIFFSYHGFPEWAVSIIRLFPLTIFADTARAIFIEGAGWSQIVLPVGVLAGLGLVCMSVGMKVFKWY; encoded by the coding sequence ATGAAGCATCCGATTATACTTTTGATACTGACCAACTTCAGAGAATTTCTTCGGCAGCCGGGAGCTGTGTTTTGGGCTGTCTTTTTCCCAGTGTTGATGGCAGGCGGACTTGGTCTCGCATTCACTCAAAAAGGAGAACGGAATCAAAAGATCGCCTTTGTTGGGAATGAGGAAACCGAAGAAAAGAGCTGGACGAAGAAAGTGGGCAACGAAACCACGGGCTTTACCAATTATGAGTTCCTGAATGTAGGGTTTGATGAAGGGTTGGTGCTACTAAAAAGAGGAACAGTTGATCTGATCGTGAAGAAGGAAGGGGACAAGTATCAGTATCATTTTGATCCACTGAACCCCGAAGCGCAGTTGGCCTACATCAATCTCACCGCAGTGCTCAACGGAAACGAAACACTGTCAAGTGGAGAGGATGTGGTGCCTTTAAAGGAAATAGGAAGCAGGTACATCGACTTTCTGGTGCCCGGACTAATGGCCATGGGTGTGATGATGTCGTGCATGTGGGGGATCAGTTATGGACTGATTGAGAAAAGATCCAAGATGCTGCTACGCAGAATGGTGGCTACTCCGATGCGAAAGACACACTTTATGGCGGCGCTGTTGATTGCACGCACCATGATGAGCGCCATAGAAGCTGCGCTTCTTATAGGCTTCTCATGGTTGTTTTTTGATATACACCTTGAGGGGAGCTTTTCAGCACTTGTCGTTTTGTTTCTGTCGGGCACCATCGCCTTTGCTGGTATAGCTATTCTTACGGCTTCAAGAACAAACAACACCTATGTCGGTAATGGCATTTTGAATGCTGTAGTAATGCCAATGATGATTCTATCCGGTATCTTTTTTAGCTACCACGGCTTTCCTGAATGGGCAGTGAGCATTATCAGGCTGTTTCCGCTGACCATTTTTGCCGACACAGCCCGGGCCATCTTTATTGAAGGGGCTGGGTGGAGCCAGATCGTGTTGCCTGTCGGAGTGCTCGCAGGGCTTGGGCTGGTGTGCATGTCAGTCGGCATGAAAGTGTTCAAGTGGTATTAG